A DNA window from Castanea sativa cultivar Marrone di Chiusa Pesio chromosome 7, ASM4071231v1 contains the following coding sequences:
- the LOC142642812 gene encoding ethylene-responsive transcription factor ERF017-like, which produces MVKQNIEKPTKTTATIEEQRSESNSKFKGVRKRKWGKYVSEIRLPNCRERIWLGSYDSAEKAARAFDAALFCLRGRAAKFNFPNNPPEIPGGRSLKAAEIQAAAAKFANSESEPPKSESNSGHRLEIMNNNNNNNNSSSSLLTSPTVSEATVETVQMDSDSISTNNLDGSFLDLDLDLDLDFLKTMGSSNYGSDYGIFPGFDDLTNGLFSQPLPNVDYGEENLDGIVSQESFNSFLWNF; this is translated from the coding sequence ATGGTGAAGCAGAACATTGAGAAGCCGACAAAGACGACAGCAACAATCGAGGAACAGCGAAGTGAGTCGAACTCTAAGTTCAAAGGTGTGCGGAAGCGAAAGTGGGGGAAGTATGTGTCGGAAATTCGGCTGCCCAACTGTCGGGAGAGGATTTGGTTGGGTTCCTACGATTCTGCAGAGAAGGCGGCGCGTGCTTTCGACGCGGCCCTCTTCTGCCTGCGTGGCCGTGCTGCCAAGTTCAATTTTCCTAACAACCCACCTGAAATCCCCGGCGGAAGGTCGCTCAAGGCGGCGGAGATTCAAGCCGCGGCGGCCAAGTTTGCCAATTCGGAGTCGGAGCCTCCCAAAAGTGAGAGCAATTCGGGTCATCGCTTGGAGATAAtgaacaacaataataataataacaattcgTCTTCTTCACTTTTAACGTCTCCCACGGTGTCAGAAGCGACGGTGGAGACTGTTCAGATGGACAGTGATTCGATTTCGACCAACAATTTAGATGGGTCGTtcttggatttggatttggatttagatttggattttttaaagaCGATGGGATCGAGTAATTACGGGTCGGATTATGGGATATTTCCGGGTTTTGATGATCTTACAAACGGGTTATTTTCTCAGCCCTTGCCTAATGTGGATTATGGAGAAGAAAATCTTGATGGGATTGTTTCTCAGGAATCATTTAACTCATTCCTGTGGAATTTCTAG